The DNA sequence TCGCGGTCATCCAGATCATAGCCATCTAGGTATGTGAGCTGCGGAAGGAGCTTAAAGACGCTTTCCCGGTAGTCATTCAAGTTTGTGACTTCGCAATTGAAAAGGTCGAGACTCTTCAAATGGTCAAGTTttttctgccaaaaaaaaaagtgaaacaccACATAAATGTACAGTGCTTTTTTGTGTTAGCTGTGATCACAATTAAAACACAGCTAAAAATGCACACCTAAAGGCATATCAATTTATCGTCGCAAAAGAGATTTGAAAGGCATGAGCGTCATTTAAACTTTTGGGTGAATGGCTGCTTTAACCATGTAAAGACATTAACTTTAACAAAATAGTTTAAAGAAAACttggaaaaaaacatgataaatcaggcttttatggctcatataatacaataaaattatatttaaagctgcagtccattaCTGTGGTAAAATTTTACAAACGTTATATAATAAGCAGGTACACCACGGATCCATTTTCTGGATCCTATTTAGACTGGTTGGGGTAGGTACCGCTGCGGAGTGGCCCGGTGATTCCCCgtagacagacagacgcacGCAGTTCTGTTTATTCACCGCCAGACCAGCAAAaattacagactgcagctttaaatgctttgttttatgctcaatgcaataaaatgtaaaaagaaatgtaggtatattaacaattttaacatctttttaaaacattacgcATGCATAGTCAAGTAAACCTAAGTTGGTTCAATCCAGtcagtgttcatttttaaatattaacaagaGCACATATCATTCTTAAGcttgtatataaaaaacacaGAGGACCTGAAGCATGCAAGTTTTTCAGCAtagtttttaattagaaatgtgCCTTATTAAGCTGGGTTAAGCTGCAAACTTATAAATTTGCatgttttacaaatttacaaGACAGGAAGTCAGTACAAACCAAGGGTTCCAATGTGCTGATGTCTTTCAGTTTGTTGCCACTTAGGTTTAGATGTGTGAGATTGGGGAGTTTTTCAGCTAAAACATCAAGGCCACCAGAGATTCTGTTGTCGCTGAGTTCCAACtaaaatttgaaaatacatgcatatCAGAACACAATTAAGATAATACTGCACATTGTTAACAGAGACCTGTAAACACACTGATTACCTTTTTAAGTTTTCCGAGTTTAGGGAGGTTGGAGACAGAGAGTAGACCAACATTTATCAAACTTAGAAACTCAAGATTAACAAATTCTGCTGTGAGGCCTTCAATTTTCCCTTCATTTGATCTGCAGTTATCAAGGACAAGTTCTCGTACCTAGAAAAGACCAACATGAGAGGAACATAAATACTGTAAGTCATGCGTTACAATAAggtttaacaacaacaacaacaagaactCAGATTTTGGAGGCAGGGGAGTTGGACACGTTGGCCAACACGGACATGCTCAATGGAGACGACAAACTATGCtggtcaaagaaaaaaaaaagtttctcaaCTGGGCAAAAACAAGGCGGCGACCCTTGCAAATACACGTGTTTTTAAAACGTTCTggtaattaaactttttttgtaagtCGCCGTACGCGTTCGATAGGAGTTTATTCAAGAAATGTGAAAACCACTGAATAACGTTGGGTAAGcggctgctgctgttgttgcatGGCCCTATGGCTCAGACTGTCGCAGCGAGTCACCAATGAGAAAACAGCAGATTACACGCCGACAGCCAGACAACATGGACATATCCTAAAGACACCACGGtcttttgtgacattttgtgTGACAAACTGCAAATGGAGGGTATTTATGAGCTTGCATATGATGGAAACGATGTGTCGATGGCGTATTCCTGCTGCGAAAGACGAAGACAGAGCGGAAATTAGTGAGACAAAAATGGAGAGTTTCTTTCTCTCGTGACAACATGGCGCCTCCTCAGATAGACtaacattaacagaaaaactCTACACGTTAACCAAAACTCTGCGCTGCGTTTGAAAACCCGACTCTATGCTGTTACTCATGTCACAGGATAATATTTTACGCGACTTTTACTTGATTTTAAAACGGAACTTAAACATTTCCGCCGGATTGCCCAACCAAACCAGCACATGTAACGTTAGCTTCTATTTACTCAGTCTATCGTTCCGTCTCCGCTCACGTTATGCTACAAATTTTGATCATAAAAACGTTGGAAAATCGTCAGAGCGAGTATTTATTGAGTATAAGCGTTAGTTTAATCGGTAGTGGCGCGTGGGGAGTAATGGCGGGAATCAGCGCCTCGCAACAGCGAGTAACAATAATTCAACACGGTCTTATTAACAAATACACGTTTTAAATACTATTTCGTTTAAGATTACTTTTGAGAATATTCGGCAAACTGgcaaactttttgtttttcgaATCTCATTTGATTCACACGATCGGAAAGCCTCGGTGCCCTTTAgaataaaattcataattttactgtatgttcgtcaaattatacatttacttatttttatttaaccggTGGCCTTATTATTAACGTACCAGAACATCGTAGCAAATTACGACCCGTGTTTTATAGCGATGGAGACCATAATGTGGCcgtatttaagaaaatgtgttaGTGTATGGCTATCTTCGGAGTATAGCTCGTTTATTACTTTAGCTTTTAAGTGCCTGTAATAAAGGGCGCCTCATGTTAGCAACAAACATGGCCACCACGGTGAAATAAACCATCCCATCCATATCTACCACGCCGAtgttaaaataagcaaatattaaGCATAAAAGCATGCCAGATCACGAATACACACATCCAGCGTGGGGGGCTTCAAATGCTGCAATAATGCCTTGAGCTTTCCAAACTAACTACTCTGTGTGGCTTATCGTTACACAGTCTGGATCGTTTCATATCAAAACAGACGAACGAACATTAATGCCGTGAATATACACGCAGCACTTTCTCGTCTAACTCTGTAGCAGGGGTATTACACCCATGTGCTTACCATTAAACTACACACAGGTCAGTGGAACTAGAAAGTAGCACGGCTAGCATGGCTGGGCACAAAACTAAAGGTTTGGCTCAAAATTACTCACATCAGATGGTGTCCTGTTCCTCAGCTCCAAATGAATCCTCTTTTTCATGTCCATATCGCCCCTCAAAAGTTGGACTCTTCCCTCTTGGGTTCTGGAGGAATTTCTGTTCAGCCCAAAAGGTAGAAAGATGCCTTAATGGAGGGAGAATATGGGACTGTATAATGATCTGAGCCCAGCGCCAAGTTACTCTGGGAGAGCAGAAACCATGGAGGGAAACGGCACTGAAACAAATATATACTCAACAGCGCCATCTCTGGCCAACGACGCTCACTGcaaccctctctctctctcacacacacacacacacacacacacacacacacaccgaacaGTGCTGCATTACAGTATGTGACATCAAAAGTTTGTCTAAATGTTGCAATTCAAGTCAAATTTGTCAAATCTCCCATATATGTTTAATTCTACGTAACGTAGTGCGTACATGATAATATGTGTTATGACTtttgaaatgcatgcattatgtGGGGAGCTTGAATTATAGGTCAACACACAACCCTGTGTTTATATCTGCCCGGGCTGAAACGACCTCGGTATTATTTGATGGTGTATCGCcaataaaacgtaaaaacttCAACTTCATTGCATTTTCTTTGTTACATCAAGTCATTCTAGCTTAGCCGGCATACAGgattattttaaagcaacatgttacttatttaaataaaacatttctctaCTACGACCTTTTTATATAGTGGTTATTAATAgacaggaatacattttattatgtaagtGCTTAATCTGTGGGAAGcaaagcattttatataaattcaacCCACTATTAAATGATCCTAAACGAACGACATTCGGAGTTTCTATAATTTATACTATTTAAATTATACACAGTGTGTATTCCAAAAAGCTAAACTGCTGTTTAATATagcgtttgtatttatttaagctGCGTTCACGTTATGAACATTGTGTGCTGTTCAACAAGTTCATCTGCTGTGTAGGAACTTGCCAGAAGAGGGCATCATTCTGTGTCTTGTTTCTACATAGTCAGGTCTCTCTCGTCCTGCAACGTGAGAGACAACAATCATATCAAACTAAGGAGTAATAACTTTTAACAGTCGCAGAAGTGGTCTGTATGCACATCACGTTAAATACAAATGATCAGTTAGAGCTAGAGAGGCAGCAAGAACAgctgctattttaaatgttacgctttacatttctttaacaaTACGAGAGAAACCAATTAGAAGATCGTCACTCCATCTGAGTGCTCCCTTAAGACACTTTTCAGATTTTcagaaaataacacaaaagtACATTAAATGCGACCCATATGATAACCCCGCAGTTTTAACCATTATGCCTAAATGGTTTATAACTGGACTTCTAGTGTTTGCATACTGGCCAGAGAATATGAGGCTGACTGTACACAGTGCATGTGGTGCAAACACTATTCTCTCACGATAACAACAACTCAGAATAAACTTTTAACAGAGCCGAGTCAAACCTTTCACGGCCTACTGACTACTGACATCTTTGAACAAGTACCTCATCCTACAAAGAACCGGAGGCTTTTCTTATAACGCAATATCCCACACATGCTTCAACTGTTCTGTAGGCATCTCCGTATTAAAATGCTGTTcagtgtggtttttttttttacaatgatgGAGGTTAAGCAAATCATAACAGCGGGAGAGAAGCACGCTACGTATTTTAACGAAATGCCTGCTAGGGGAAAGTAATGTGCTGCGAAAAGCGTAACAAATTCATAAATAGATGTTCAATGATTTTAGAATAAATGATGaatgtgcatgctaatattTAATTCAGAGTTGTTCAAGGCTGTTGATGCACAGTATCTTCTTAGTGGCGGGAGAGCAGACCTCAATATGTTTTGACACGATTGTGAACGCCCAGAAAGTGAGCGGCCGAGATAAAATGGTTATGTACGAGCGGCCAGAGAGGGCAGGAACTTTTGAGTATTCAAATAACATGGAAATACTGAATGCATCATTATTTCTTCTTActttaaaaactacaaagaCTTAACAATTTGTGACCACAGAACgcctgtttatttcatttttcatttcgtCTTTACcatagtcatttaaaatgaatctctATTCGTTtacatacaatttattattatatttgttttactcCTGATTTGTTTGTCTATGACCCTTGACCGGGTTAGAAATAGCGGTCATCTCTCATGACGACAGACAAACAGTCACATAAATGCTCAGGCTGTCAGAGCCATGacctccttttttttcttctgtgagcATTGTGCCAAGTTCTCCACCTTTGCAAATAAGATAAGAGCACAACTGCAAGAACTCTCCCAGCGCCACGGTAATGTTTAACCAGATAATTATTCTCTCTGCAGCAGGAAAAGTAAATGGGCACAATTTTCTTCAGCCCTGTCATTTCAATACTTCATATTCATGTGACAGGTCGACAAAATGGAGGAGACTTTAGAGAAAGAGATCCCGCCATCCGGAGCAAAAGATTCTAATGAAGGTACgatgtttgatttaaaactttataatgaataacttttaaaaagagagTTTTCGTTACAAGTTTATTCACCGTTTAGCCAATATAGTGACTtttgagttatttatttttttggatgaaaaggTTGGGATGAAACATTTCATCGGAcgaaaaactgaaaacagaaaaattagCAGTTCTTTCATTTGACTTATATAACAATTTAGAAGTCGGAATCCAGCCAGTTGGCACAAAAAGGTTATTTATACAGCACtcatggaatgttttttttttttaaatgctttatttggacacttgattcatgtttttaaatgttaatactTCAAATTTAACATTCCTATgtttgcaaaataaatcaaatggaaTGTTCCCTAAACATTATCACAGCCAACAGCAAAACCCTGACGTCTTGTTAAAAgtgatatattttacaataaacgATGATTCAACAACTGAATGAGAGCatagaataaaatgttcatatatttttcGGTCAGCTGGCAACAACCATAACTGGCGTGATTCTTATCTATGTCCGTGCATCTACATTTCTTCTGAACTATATACATTGAGGGGCTTTTCATGAACTCTGAATACTTGTGGTTGGATTCACCTTAGCTAATGTTACAGAGTAAACGGCGTGCAGTGAGTGATTCGTGTGTTTGGTAGGTGGAATTCGGCTGCGATTGAGAGACAGAGACCTGTTGAAGAAACGAAAAGCCGAGGCGGAGGAAAAGGCAACCAACCAGTGGGTTTATGGGTAAAGCTAGTGTTGAATTGGGCCAATAAAAGCACTGGAAAAGGCCTAGagcacttcatttatttttcgaTCCATACGACGCTGTGATATTATAatgcaaatgtacaaatttgGATTGGTCATTCAGATAATGTGTCTGAACGCAGGGCACAAAGCATTAAAAGAGCGAAAAAGAAGAGCAGCGGTACCCCAGGAAGGAAAGGTCGGCCAAGAAAAGAACCACCTGAAGTTCTTCTTGAAGATTTCGACCGGGTTCAAGAAACAGATCCTTCTCCCGTCACGCTTCCTATTACAGAAGCCGAGTTACCCACGATAGCAGAGACAGTGCCTTTAGTACCAGCTGAACCGCAGCCGGAGCTGGTGCCAATGGAAACAGTTAGCGAAAAACCTCTGGAGTTTCTGATTGAGGATCTGGGGCCCGACGAGGAGGAAGACATGCCTCAAAACAGCCTCATTATTGATGCAGGTATTTGCAAAAAAGCATTTAGTTTTGAATGAACGGATGgttcatttataacaataaGTGTTTTACCTATTTGTCAGAACAAATGAATAACGCATTGATTTTTAGGAGATGACGAGCAGCCGTGTGCCGAGCTGAGCGGTCAAGTCTCAATCCCAGCGTATCCTCAGGAATCTGCTTCTTCTCAACCAGAGAGTCTAGCTGAGAATCTAATCTTCTGAGCGTctcatttaaagcaataaatattaCGTAACTTACCATTTCAAAGGATGTCCAATcccaaaacaagaacaaatgtatatttattaaaattctcCATGTATATATgccacaaaacaacaaaaatactaaacttTCAAGACATTGTTAATAAAGAACTCAAATTGTTACAGTAtacttttgttgtgtttttatgattttaaagcaACTATTACTTTGCCTTAAACCTATATTATGACTAATCTTTATTGAATTTGTAGAACTACTTTAAAAGAAATTGGTTTCGTTTCGTCACTCGTGTATCGCTAGCGGTTGAAATGGGGACTGTGGAGTGGTTTCTCCTCCAGACTAGATACTCGGATTGGTAGAATCAGGAAACTCCATAGCTGCAATACGCTGTTTTTATTGCCAACTGACCACCCAGGGTGTCAAAATAATACCGGTTACACTGGCAGTGCTTGAAATCACTAACAAAAGCAGACTTTCTGAGAGAAATGCCATTTTAGAGAACAATAAATAGCTGCAGAATTGTGCATATGAGCTTAGCATCTTTCCTGAATACAGTACTTGTAAACATATCATgatattttatgctttaatttcATGCGGCACCTTTAATAAACCCAGCACATTACTGgaacatttaacaaattaaaatgcaataaataaccATACACAAATTATCA is a window from the Puntigrus tetrazona isolate hp1 chromosome 1, ASM1883169v1, whole genome shotgun sequence genome containing:
- the anp32b gene encoding acidic leucine-rich nuclear phosphoprotein 32 family member B isoform X2, which translates into the protein MDMKKRIHLELRNRTPSDVRELVLDNCRSNEGKIEGLTAEFVNLEFLSLINVGLLSVSNLPKLGKLKKLELSDNRISGGLDVLAEKLPNLTHLNLSGNKLKDISTLEPLKKLDHLKSLDLFNCEVTNLNDYRESVFKLLPQLTYLDGYDLDDREASDSDGEVDGDGVDDDDEEGEEEEDEDGEEEEFDEEEDDDDDDEDEVEGEEDDEDGSGEDEEEDFGQDGEVEDDEDDDDDDDDEEEQGGKGEKRKREADDEDDDDDDEEDD
- the anp32b gene encoding acidic leucine-rich nuclear phosphoprotein 32 family member B isoform X1 produces the protein MDMKKRIHLELRNRTPSDVRELVLDNCRSNEGKIEGLTAEFVNLEFLSLINVGLLSVSNLPKLGKLKKLELSDNRISGGLDVLAEKLPNLTHLNLSGNKLKDISTLEPLKKLDHLKSLDLFNCEVTNLNDYRESVFKLLPQLTYLDGYDLDDREASDSDGEVDGDGVDDDDEEGEEEEDEDGEEEEFDEEEDDDDDDEDEVEGEEDDEDGSGEDEEEDFGQDGEVEDDEDDDDDDDDEEEEQGGKGEKRKREADDEDDDDDDEEDD
- the hemgn gene encoding uncharacterized protein hemgn isoform X2, whose product is MEETLEKEIPPSGAKDSNEGGIRLRLRDRDLLKKRKAEAEEKATNQAQSIKRAKKKSSGTPGRKGRPRKEPPEVLLEDFDRVQETDPSPVTLPITEAELPTIAETVPLVPAEPQPELVPMETVSEKPLEFLIEDLGPDEEEDMPQNSLIIDAGDDEQPCAELSGQVSIPAYPQESASSQPESLAENLIF
- the hemgn gene encoding hemogen isoform X1, yielding MEETLEKEIPPSGAKDSNEGGIRLRLRDRDLLKKRKAEAEEKATNQWVYGAQSIKRAKKKSSGTPGRKGRPRKEPPEVLLEDFDRVQETDPSPVTLPITEAELPTIAETVPLVPAEPQPELVPMETVSEKPLEFLIEDLGPDEEEDMPQNSLIIDAGDDEQPCAELSGQVSIPAYPQESASSQPESLAENLIF